The region AAGTCTAGTGGAAAATAGGCTGTGGTTTAAATTTTAGTCTATTTCcacaatttgttttttaatgtaaacttTTTTCCATAACTGCCAGCAGTTAAATAGGACATATTTATAAATTGGCCTATAAGAACAAGATGTAAGCATTACCTCATTACACTGTAATCTGAGGGTCACGCTGCATCATCTTTTTTCATCATAACtcacaaaaataacttttgtcaTAGAGGATTTAGCTTCAGGTTGAATGAGGAGACCCGGTTTATCCCCCCTAACTTTTACTTGATCTTAATCTTGATTTTCTTGATGTACCATGACATTAATGTGAAATGCCACATTTACAATATCTGGACAGTTGTGTGTTGCCTCTTATCAGCAAATTTTACCCTGTCATTCTAACACATGGTCAGAATTCTGCCAGGAGCAGAATTTGTTTGGGGAAACTGACGCAGTAATTTGCCAACATAGCAGATCAAAGGATTCGGGAGGGGACTGGAGAGGGCTTAGGGCTGTATACTTAAAATCCAATTGTAAAAGTAAATTTTTGAGGATTTCTTTtataagaaagcaaaaacatgcTTTATTGAAATTTGGATTAAACAGAACAATGTCCCACACCCCCATGTATGTTATGTTTCATTTGGGGATCATTAGacctgccattaaaaaaaaggtattgaaataaaatttggtCAGCTTCAAATAAGAAAAGTGATTTCaagttttcaaacattttcaaatatcttAACATGTTCaagaaaacttttgtttcaCATTATTAACCAGTCTGTTTCATAAGCTGTAAATTCGGAtgcttcctttgcttccttCATTTCCCTTTGAAAGGATCCCTTGGTAGTTGAGAGGATGCATTCCGCCTGTTTCAAGATGCTGCTGTTCATAACTGCCCATCTGCAAGTGGGCAGAACAGCACCCATCTTTACAAAGCGCTCTGAAAATGTAGATGAATATATGCAAATTGTTATTATTTACTTTGGTGAGACTTTGAATAGGAGTCACAAAGTGATATGGTCCATTGAACATTTAAATCTTCTTTCCATCAGTCTGAAGCCCATAATCTATAATAATCAAACACATTATCAGATAAATATGTAGTTCTCCATCCTGTGTGGTACCAATTTCTGCCAGGGATTATGtgacagaatgaaaataatttttcatactGCTGTTCATTTTTCACCAAATGCTTTGAGAGGAGGACTATTTCTGTAAGCATTCTTCAGCAGAAGGAGGGatgtttagtttcttttcctaagaTAACTTTATGGCCATAGAACTTGACCACTTTTACTTAATCCAACATTTAATGTTTATGTAGCACTTAGCAAGCCATAGTGTTTAtatcagcattttcttaaaatgtagaTTACACTTTCTGTCCTTGTTCAGTGATATttaataaagcaataaaaatagatttacacaatatgcaaaaaagaaacattatgaAGTATCATGAAATACATCTTtgtgaaaattcagttttgtcATTTACTTACATTTATTACAATGCCTGGATCATCTGCGGTAATTCCACTGACTTTGAGGTGATTTATACTAGCTCAATATCTGACCTTGTAaacatgcaaatatatttttgcctGCTTTATAGCTCAagttctttcttattttttactCATATCTTGCAAGGAAATAATATCTTGGATATGACTTCTCATAAATTTAAGGAGAGGCTTGAATTTACATATTTTAGTCCCTACACCTATCTGATTTTaagagttttggttttggaCCTAATACAGTCtagaaaatgattttaaaatgcctcAGAAGCTTGCAAAATGTTTCCGGCCAGCAACTGATTCCAACTAAGTTCTGAGTGTACAGGGTCTGGTACTGCAATAGAGGTTCTAAAGGCATGTCTCTGACTTGATTTAGAGGCTATGGAGGGTttttatcaatagaagtatGTTACTTATCAAAGTAAAAGCCATTTTTTGCATTATTGGAATAAAATTCTGAGGTAAGCTGAGCACCTTAACTCCAGTTCCTTTAGTGGGAGTATCCAGCTATTCATCAGCATTGGACCAAAGATACATTCTTAGCAAAATTGAGTGAGGCCAGATGTCACTTCCAGTCGCTAAGCAACTCTACCAAAGTCAGAGGAATTACTCCAGGTGCCTATCAGcataagtaaaattaaattttgaccCATATATCTTAAATCGGCATAACTTATGTATGCTATAGATCATTTTGTATTACCCACAGTGGGCTGTAAGAGGTAAAGGccagtataaaatattttccagtaatTAGTGCAAAAGATGTGCTATGAAATGCACTGGATGCACTTCCATGAAAAtccaaaaaaacagaaaggtgACAGTTACCTAAATATACTCTAAGTTTCTGACACTAGAGATGAGCATTATTTTGCACAAGGTTCAGATGCAAAATGTCTTTGAGAACCTGAACTACCCTTCCCAAAGGGAGCGGGAAAAGGCAAAGCCCCAACACAAAGGGAGCACAAGAAGTATTGGACAAGGGTGGAGTTGTGACTGTATTAAagtcaatagaaaaaaaaattggattgATTCATTGACTCAAAGGGGGTGAGGCTTTCATCCATGACATGCTCAAAAATGCTTacagaagggagaggaaaatgttaatttaaacatattttgttatttctatgAGTAGAATTCCTCGTCCAGAGTGCTAGTTAAATCAGCATAAATCCAGATTAATTGCACTGGAGTCTTTGGGATTTGCTACAAGTTTACATGCAGTGCCAGATCATACTCTCTCTCTTCCCTAAATGAATACCTGAACGTATGTTAAAATCTCTGAATTATAAAGGTAAATAGTGTAAAATATatcatttccctttttatatAAGTGTGATCACTATaaaccttcattaaaaaactcCTTACAAGAAAGGATCTTGACTCTTAGACACTTATAAATTTAATAGCTGCCCAGTACCTTCTCATCTATTTCTCCGAAGTATGAACTTTTGCTATGATATACAATTCAAAAGCACTGCACCTCTCAAACCAAGTTTAATcccaaacaaaacataaaaaagcagTATATTAGGTTTATTTAACACATAGTTGTATGCACACACACTGCTGTTGGCTTGAACAATATCCAGAAATTCAATCCATTTCAGAGACTTGTTGGCTTTTCCTCCAACCTATAAATTGCTTTAACTTTAGGAATTTCTTTCAAGCTAATAAAGCTTATCCTACATAAGGTAATGCCACTTCTTTGTCTTCCTGAGTTTCTTTTGTAAATCTGTTCCTCAGCTGGACTACATCGAGGTAGAACCATTTGCTTCAATTTCTGCGcatactgcatttattttgtatacATTACCTGTAGGTACAATGACAGTCAGATCTCACCATCTTGTGTATTTAAGTACTACTAAGATTCAAGTATCTCTTCTGTTGAAGTTTTCTATTGTTTCAAAGAACTCCTTTGAATCTTTCAAGTATGTAGCTGTTTCAAGGTCACTTCagtagtttttaaatatttctcccCACAGGACTTTTTCAAAGAGCAATAGCTCAAAGCGGAACAGCTCTCTCCAGCTGGGCAGTTAGTTTTCAGCCTGCAAAATATGCCAGGATGCTGGCTACAAAAGTTGGTTGCAACATGTCAGACACTGTAGAATTGGTAGAATGTCTACAGAAGAAGCCTTATAGAGAACTTGTCGACCAGGACATTCAACCAGCAAGATACCATATAGCCTTTGGACCAGTAATCGACGGCGATGTGATACCAGATGATCCTCAGATATTGATGGAACAAGGAGAATTCCTCAATTATGACATCATGTTGGGAGTTAACCAAGGGGAAGGGTTAAAATTTGTTGAAAATATTGTGGATAGCGAAGATGGCATATCAGCTAGTGATTTTGACTTCGCAGTTTCTAATTTTGTGGATAACTTATACGGATACCCTGAAGGCAAAGATATATTGAGGGAAACAATTAAATTTATGTACACGGACTGGGCAGATCGACACAATCCTGAGaccagaaggaaaacactgcTGGCTTTGTTCACTGATCACCAGTGGGTTGCACCCGCAGTGGCTACAGCAGATCTTCACTCAAATTTTGGATCGCCTACATATTTCTATGCCTTCTACCACCATTGCCAGACAGATCAGGTACCTGCATGGGCAGACGCAGCCCATGGAGATGAGGTTCCTTACGTACTAGGAATCCCCATGATTGGTCCTACTGAATTATTTCCTTGTAATTTCTCCAAAAATGATGTCATGCTAAGTGCAGTGGTGATGACATACTGGACAAACTTTGCAAAAACTGGGTGAGTACCAGATGATGAATGGTCTTGTATACAAACTCAGGATACAATGATGCAGTGCCTTCCCTTGGTTATCTCCCTTGGGAATGCCTCTGTACTTGTAGGATGAGTAAGAGATTAAGAATTGGGTTGGATATTTATGTTTATTGTAATGTCAGTCAGCTCATTTACACATTCCagcaaaaagagggaaaaaatatctttgtgaACATTCtgcatgaagaaattaaaaaaaattaccttctacaaaaaaataattaagggaTTCCCCAGAAAAGTGCAAAAATAAGCCTTTAACGTATGTGTATAGTTAAAAATGGTTACATTCGTAACTGACTTTGCCCCAGCACTGATAATATTGTCATCCCATGAGACAgaaaattacataaatattgCATCAAAAATAATACAgcttattttaataatgtattttgttttaaattgacAATTCTGACCATAAAATACGTGACTTTAAACTTGaaaatttttgtcattttcattaatttttctttcaccagTAGTTCAAAACACTTTTCTACCTTCGGCCACTGGACTCCAAGTCGCTATGCGTTACATTGAGTTATGCCCTGCCATGGTCTTTCACCTCTGGAAGGCCACAGATACTGCATATGAACTGAGATGCTAAGCTTTACGAGCTTTATgttactaaaaaaagaaaagcaaagcttaaTGTCCTCTCACACTGGTCTCTCATAGACATTTGTCCACATTACCACATTGCTGGCAATCTGTCCACAGCAGCAAAAGATTTCAGTGTGAGAGACACTAGCATTTTGGGGAACTAGGGAAGTCACTGAAGTCTATGTAAAAGAAGGGATAGTTTGCATAATGCTGTTTCTAATCAAGATTATTAAGGCCTCTAATTTTAGGAAATAGCATTCTGCTCTGTCCAAAGGCAGACTCAAACATTAAGTATAAAATCCTAATTATGTTAATTTTATAATTCCTTTCGAAATACTTTGTAAcattggagattttttttttttttagtgaccCAAATCAACCAGTGCCGCAAGATACAAAATTCATCCATACAAAACCAAATCGTTTTGAAGAAGTAGCATGGACCAGATATTCTCAGAAAGACCAACTGTATCTTCACATTGGATTAAAACCACGAGTTAAAGAACATTATAGGGCCAATAAAGTGAACCTTTGGTTGGAACTGGTACCTCATCTGCACAATCTTAACGACATTTCACAGTATACCTCTACCACAACTAAAGTGCCATCAACTGATAATACTTTCAGACCAACaaggaaaaattctgtttctgttacTTCAGCCTTTCCTACAGCCAAACAAGACGATCCTAAACAACAACCAAGCCCGTTTTCAGTGGATCAAAGGGACTATTCAACAGAATTGAGTGTTACTATTGCAGTTGGTGCATCTTTGCTGTTCCTGAACATTTTGGCCTTTGCAGCGTTGTACTACAAAAAAGACAAGCGGAGACATGATGTTCACAGGAGATGTAGCCCACAACGTACTACTACCAATGATCTCACCCATGCACAAGAAGAGGAGATAATGTCCCTCCAAATGAAGCACACTGACTTGGATCATGAATGTGAGTCCATCCATCCACATGAGGTGGTTCTTAGGACCGCCTGTCCCCCAGACTACACGCTAGCTATGAGAAGGTCTCCTGACGATATTCCCTTGATGACACCCAACACCATCACAATGATCCCCAACACTATACCAGGGATTCAACCCCTACACACATTCAATACATTTACTGGAGGACAGAACAATACTCtgccccatcctcatccccaccCCCATTCACACTCAACAACCAGGGTATAGCCAGACAAGACGaaacaaactttattttttgaTGGATTACAGTAGGTGATGTTACTGAAGATTACTTGGCTTTCAACCTACAAGACTCTTACTATTTAAATATGGAGGAATATTATGTGAATATACATATCAAGaacttttggggttttgaaaaaaatgaattgtaCATATATCAAATGaacttaaacaaacaaacaaaacaaaagaaaaaaacaaaaaacccaactgtttGCAATTGCTTGAAGCAGTTGTCCTGAATGATACTTTTTCATTCACATTCAAGTATTAATTTTTTGAAGATTTAAGTTACATAATGGAATTAGGCATGTGCAACACAAACAGGAGAGAACTAtgactgaaaattttaaaaacctatAAATATGCACAAGGGACACACTAATGGAATGTCAGATAATTTTCACCAATTTTTATTTGGACCTGTTTTCTTGTGTAGACcatatttacatatttgaaTAAGTACACAAAGCACCAATGCTGTTAAGGCCTTAGAAAGGGGCCCATGCTGAAACCTGCCAGTCAGAGAAGTTTTACAGCCTGGCAGGTACAACATTATCACATAAGTGCTGTCAGTATAAAAGTTGTGGGAATAAAGGAAACTGGATATTTTTAGCACGATGTGCATGATAATTTATATGCTTGGTGGCTGTGCTGCTGATTAAGCCGTAATTAAAATTCTTCTCATCCCATTGGAGTTTTTAATAGAAGCTTTCTCCATCAATTGGCACAACCtaaagaagttttttaaagGGGCAAAAGtaattacagtaaaataattcaTGGTAGCTTCAGAAGTAGGAGGAATTGCAACAGTTCTTAAAGGTATTTATGGCATTCTATGTATACAGTGGTGAACCCTCGCTGATACGAATCCcagacaaaaaaatctgtattattaatgttttttttcctttccacctaAATAATTTCTAACTTTAACATGCCTATAACTTTAATGGATTCTCCTATGATGAAGGATTTATAATTTGCTGTGATTTAGTTACGATATATTTAGTTCAAATTGGTAAGGTAAAGTGTGTCCAAAAATTTAATTGCAATGATATTTTGCAATATAAAAATGCCCCAATATTACTGCTCTGATTACACTTTTCAGTTTATTGTTTAAACTCATGTTGCATGTTACAAAGTTTACTTATAATACTTTAATATAAAGTTAATTCCCTTTTTGCTGTACATCAGCTTTGCCATGCAAATGAATTCTCTAGACCAGATGGCAACAGTGTAGAAAAAGAGGGTATGTAAGAATGGGGAGAGAGCCAACAACTGGAAATCATAAAATCTGAATACTACGTATGTTTGTGTGATTTGAAATGAATGCTCTAAAATCACAAGAAATTTTTCATTCCCCTGTTGCTTTCCAGTAATTACATACCATGGTCCTTTCAAATTGTTTGTATATGTAATCAGATGtacatttatataaaagaaataattgagaTGGACTTAAGAGCACATCCCTGATAAATACTTTCTCTCTTACCTGTACTATATTTCTATTAGACTAAagttatgtgattttttttttacattttttcaaattactAGCAATTTTGATAGTTTGTAAGATAATGTGAAGAACTTTCTCTGACAAACTAACTGCagtaacagaaacatttcttttcagttactCTTTTTCAAGAATGAAAGCTTATTACACACAAAAATTGTATACTACTTGATGGAAAATTACTTTGTACTTCTTGGCCATATTACTGGTCACTGAGTGAAATAAAGATAATCTGGATAACGAATATTATTCCAATGCTAAGAGACCTGATCTTTGCTCATTAAAGAGCTAAAATGTTTATtgctgttttgtcattttttaatgaagtaatgGTAACTGTCTCAAATAAAGAGTAATATCTTAAGACCAGTCTGGTTTTTGAAGACATGAACATGCCTTCTACAACTAATACAACTGCATATTTATGGGCCAGTCCCACCTACAACCATTTCTTACAGAGATACTGACATTGTGATAGCATGGTGTCATAGTATTACACGCAAGTCTCCCCCAGTTTTCAGGAATAAGTTAAAAATGCAAGTatcaacaccaaaaaaaaaagccaaggaacAGGCCTAATTGAAATAAATCTGCAGTATTccatgacaggaaaaaaatcacctggGTTTTATTTGGGTGATTGAATTTTCATAAAGGATCTCTAGAAGTTCAAAGCGTGTTTGCTAACATCAAGCACAAACGTTAAAACTgaagctgaaagcaaaataaagtactgcaatttcagtcattttatttagctatttaaaaaaaaaaaaatctatatctTTAATTAGGGCATGTTACAGTCCCCAGTTTTAAATTAAGCTCTTTCGGTAGAAGCATAAAAAAATAGTCTTCAAAATCCAGGGCGGTCTGTGTGCAATTTCTGCCTGATGTGGTTGTGCTTTTAGACTGTGACCTGCCAATGTAAACCAATAAAAAGAATTGTCTGCCATCTGATAATTATTGTTTAATAGGAAGATTGTATTTTGCTATGttgatgaaacaaaacaaaaaaatacaaaaatattgaTGGCCATAAAACAAGATATTCATGAAATATGATTTTATGTGCTTTTCTTAACtttatcaaaaccaaaataactttCTACTATAGTTTATTTGTGGccatatatctatatatctatatatatacagTATCTGGTAATTGTTTACTTTTATTAGTTACAAAATAAATGATTTAGGTAAACCAAGCATGACACTACACTTTATTTCTGTCAGCcaacagtatttaaaatgtgaaagatgAAGACAACACCACAAATTTTATCACTCCtgttgggaaaaaagaaaaaaaagtccattcCTGTGATGCAGATACTGTGATTGATATTTTAGTGGCTACTTTAAATCACAGCAGCTGGCTTTCCAAAAGTAAGATGGTGTCCCACTTTTTAACACAACATTAAGAAAGACCAAGAGCTGttttaaagctgaaacaaaataaaaatacaggcGATGGTTTTGGAATATCTTCATTATGCTTCATGGAATAtaagtttgttctttttaaaatatttacctgtttgatttgttttccaCGGTAGCCTACAAGAAGGCAAAACTGAGTGTGATATTTCATTTCTTGTATCATCCTTGGGCCAGATTTCCAATAAAATTAGGGTATCAGTCAGTCTTTGGAAGTTCAGTAAGAATATAAAAAGCCTGCACTTACTGCTTTCACACTTTTGTAAATATGTTTGCAGACCTTTTTAAGAAAGTGTATTCTaccattttgagaaaaaaataacaatggaATCATTGTCTCGTTTATCTATTAAAATTACAGGCAATATAATGTGCTGTGCTGACATTTCTAGGAGAAATAAAGCAGATAAAACCGCATTTTGCTCAGTGGTATCTCAGTTGGTTACACGTGGTATTCTCCACCCACTGAAGCCTTGCGGGGCATGGGTGAACTACCTGAATATAACGTGCCATAGGAAGGAAAATGCAGTTGTTGTTTTCATTGTCTGTACTAAACATGGATTCCTATGTCACAAGACTTTAGTTATTGGATATTTTGGTTATTGAAACACCCTGAAAACCGGATGAATAGAGGTCTAACAAATAAACATGTTACAGATTTAAAGACACCACTGCACAGAAAATGTTGGAATTTCTGTTGCCAACTTCACTAATAGATGAAACAGCTGAATTCATAGGAAGTCGTCAAACATCATGGCATTCCTTTAATGTTTGTaagttgttggttttttcctgtggtgttagtttaaaatattggccttcccccccgcctttttcTAGTAATGAACTGTTACAGATGATCGCTTTTTAATGTAAGCGAACACTAgataatttaattattattgtgAAAATGTGCTCCCAAATAAATTAGATTAATGGGAAATTCCCTGCagaggttttgttatttttcattcaaagcTCTTGTCAAAATATCTGTTGGagcagttctgcttttttttcagtctgtaagCTAAGGGACTTTCTccaaataacattaaaaatctctttttctctttgaaataataACACTATAAGATTAAGATGTCCTTCTGAGGCCTCCAAATAAATATGAACAATTTGAAATACGGCGAACGGGCTTTTACTCTAAACATTCTAATTTGATTTAATTCCGGCACATCAATACATTTGTATGCAGACCAGAAATTAGAGGCATTTGATAAGGCGTTCAAGAGACCCATGCAGCAGAATCAATGAGTTAACCACCAGCCATGCACAAAGTCCCTTTTCTCTTAGGTTCTGGTAATGCTATTGTATAATTGATTTCTTATTTACAGAATCAGTAAAAACTTAACTTTGTGAAATGGGAAATGGTTAGAACAAGGTAATGAACTTTATCTGGTGGaaaatgtttaggaaaaaatgttgAGAATCACCTAGGAAGTCTAGATTTTTATGTGCAACCTGGCTTCATTCCTTTTTGTTGCTATTATAATTCTCAGTAATTCATACACATGGGAAACTATCATTTCTGTGATAAGCTTTAGTTTCTAAAAGGAATTTAAGTATTGTATGTAAATAGCAGATTAAAGCCTATTCTGAGTTTAGTTTCCCTTGCTATTGGGATGAATGAAAAACCTCACAGAAATGCAACAAGTTTGTTCAAGTAATTTTCATACAGtatcttgaaatgtttttttttttttttcaattgaaGATAAAAGTACCATCACAGCAGTAAAAGCCGTGTAAGTATTTGTCACAGAAAATGCCTTCTTGTATATATACGCGTCTTTCTCTCCATATGCGTACCCACATGCACTACTCCAGCCAATAGCGGAGATTTCAAAAAACATGAATAAACAAGGAATTTTACCTTCTTGCACCATGCAGAGCCAATTGAAAGGTAAATGCAAGTGCTCAGCGTGGAGGTAACACCGATGCCTCATTCTACATTCTCCGGTGTTATTGACCAGATGCTCAGctgatgacatttttttttagcaccACCTGAATTAGTATTTATCATAGGGCCATTGAAATCAATGAAGCCCTGACAATTTACACCAGCTATCGATCTGCTTCTGGACCTTTAATGTTCATCATGGCTCATCTCACCTTCCAATTTTGCATATCTTCTCACGCACATGAACACCTACTCACAGAAATTATTACAAGTATAACTACCTGATTTATGATGACTATCAAGCactaaaatatgctttaaaatacGCTTATAGTTATTGGTATGTAAGTCCaacactcagaaaaaaagagccttctacataaaaaaaaaatccctggtaATTACACTGATGCAAAGAAAAGGTTTGTACCACAGTTTGCAGCTTTTACATGCTGTAGTAAGTTTTAtgttaaaatctttttaaaaaggaacattCAGTTCTGTCTGATCCTCAAACCTGTATGTTGACCTATATGTTGAACATGCAATGACCCTTTCCAGCAGTTGTAAACCTGCTCTGCTATGGTCCATTGTGGAAGGGAAGAAGCATACAACTGATCCACACGCTTTCTGTAAATTCAGGACAGAAATAGCTGGATTTTCTCAGTCATCTGAATTTTCCCCTCTCAGTGGCAGCAATGCCAGGCACTCAGCGTTTATGAGCTTAGCTTTAGAATGATGGCattcaaaaaaataataaatgtggAGTCCTTAAGTCTATAGGGTTGGGCAGTTAGTAGTCAGGTTTTCTGCTTTACAGCTCTAAAAGCCAGTaactttttttcaaacagaagttCATAATACTGGCAACCAGAGGTGATAATGCTAGAGCTTAATTAACATGAGGTTCGTGAAAGAGCTGATAACGCTTTaactgcattatttaaaaaagaaaaaaaaaagacaaattttgcATGTAGTGATTTTGTTCAGTTGCTGTGGAATTAATGACAATTTTGCTGTTGACTTTACTGAAAGAAGGATTAGTTCAGAAATCTGTATGAACTCCTGTGAGGTCCATATAACAGTTAAACAGCTATGACCATGGCTTCTAAGATCCCTTGGATGTTTCCAGACCTCCCTGAGTTATGTATCCATCCGCATTTCTGCAAAGAGGAGCATGTATGTTCAGGTATTGATTCAAATAGGTTCTTCCCAAAAGGACACATCACCGTGATACTGCAAAATCAGCTAATACACCTTATTTTTCAGCAGGTCTTGTGAGCTTGGTCTCAGCACTGGATCAGCGTGGCCACATGGCTCTGGGCTGGAGTGTGATTGTACCTCATGGGTGTGAAGGATAGAAAAAGAACACTTGTGACTGCAAAGCAGTCGTGGGCCAGACCCTGTATAATATACTTGATATAAATTTTCCCTGGA is a window of Pelecanus crispus isolate bPelCri1 chromosome 9, bPelCri1.pri, whole genome shotgun sequence DNA encoding:
- the NLGN1 gene encoding neuroligin-1 isoform X1 encodes the protein MAFPRSMWLNCVWRAMVVRLLHMGLNATFAFCILGFLLHAAAVSSQKLDDTNPVVTTNFGKIRGIKKELNNEILGPVIQFLGVPYAAPPTGERRFQPPEPPSPWADIKNTTQFAPVCPQNIIEGRLPEVMLPVWFTNNLDVVSTYVQDQNEDCLYLNIYVPTEDVKRISKECARKPGKKICRKGGPLTKKQTDDLGDNDGAEDEDIRDSGGPKPVMVYIHGGSYMEGTGNLYDGSVLASYGNVIVITVNYRLGVLGFLSTGDQAAKGNYGLLDLIQALRWTSENIGFFGGDPLRITVFGSGAGGSCVNLLTLSHYSEGNRWSNSTKGLFQRAIAQSGTALSSWAVSFQPAKYARMLATKVGCNMSDTVELVECLQKKPYRELVDQDIQPARYHIAFGPVIDGDVIPDDPQILMEQGEFLNYDIMLGVNQGEGLKFVENIVDSEDGISASDFDFAVSNFVDNLYGYPEGKDILRETIKFMYTDWADRHNPETRRKTLLALFTDHQWVAPAVATADLHSNFGSPTYFYAFYHHCQTDQVPAWADAAHGDEVPYVLGIPMIGPTELFPCNFSKNDVMLSAVVMTYWTNFAKTGDPNQPVPQDTKFIHTKPNRFEEVAWTRYSQKDQLYLHIGLKPRVKEHYRANKVNLWLELVPHLHNLNDISQYTSTTTKVPSTDNTFRPTRKNSVSVTSAFPTAKQDDPKQQPSPFSVDQRDYSTELSVTIAVGASLLFLNILAFAALYYKKDKRRHDVHRRCSPQRTTTNDLTHAQEEEIMSLQMKHTDLDHECESIHPHEVVLRTACPPDYTLAMRRSPDDIPLMTPNTITMIPNTIPGIQPLHTFNTFTGGQNNTLPHPHPHPHSHSTTRV